A region of Drosophila suzukii chromosome 2L, CBGP_Dsuzu_IsoJpt1.0, whole genome shotgun sequence DNA encodes the following proteins:
- the LOC108009229 gene encoding uncharacterized protein, producing the protein MSEKTQGFSRDIDCARWYRGMSAVQTEACDGLLHALRDDMEQESTYRVRRCVHQLGLHPLVNTSQIKVLMAMSQGNDLAFLWFLWELAYKSPQKFRKDSGDSDSEYYTVNEQLLLSGIAHLDMPSTLRALDALLPPATHSKKISQKKNVAQKGLVKIPPSINPRNHVLPYFASQVRPREFVPKSNFQVPKNKLRFPEYSQYSDFMHQIPNEKSRWFAQYQFFPAKRIVTKLLSEQLDGLVLKPRSEESDPLCETHRFLEKEVITQRQMKVISTLQQCLSKFDVSKAESRDRRKRTLQDIEKNIECLRPRPLGQVKSFQKEVGSCRLCKHMTSSNQKATRKKEDISLLMNLAEDEHRLHLSRITSQDKFVQVMLMQRNKSQCAGAGDCKFMDVKCDLEEQNNLNISHKRKKSRASHNQGRKSRESEKSTVEEDPRLPTTNFESLADHIPACSQTLRCPIKKRCPEEETFTTRTLDGFQLNYHKIFDIPAIPEEHMPWEDDVLDLEDKQPVIEKLCIDALKDEKSRSVKELQRDKSLPPVLRAAANCAVDMFRTNVEEVVEAPPVKEQELNYIIDPNNKQQIEDLLKEALQVLRRNPHFVLATFSNAHKMPVLLDWVADRYGKTFSRDQMKSLVKSSYRIYERVYQDEKHHRREILSVKKTFSGFGIGSNYGSYNRFMCQVRQRKSEYHDRLNNLALEQSRLTWLALRGYSHLGGHIRDTFFAYMPAKYVDLRRQHVWKSDDYRNMVKLRLRTHFPT; encoded by the coding sequence ATGTCTGAGAAAACTCAGGGTTTTTCCCGCGATATAGATTGTGCGCGCTGGTACCGTGGAATGTCCGCCGTGCAGACGGAGGCCTGTGATGGATTGCTCCACGCCCTTCGCGATGACATGGAACAGGAATCTACTTACAGGGTGCGTCGCTGTGTCCACCAACTGGGCCTCCATCCACTGGTGAATACATCGCAGATCAAAGTCCTCATGGCCATGAGCCAGGGAAACGATTTGGCTTTCTTGTGGTTCCTCTGGGAGTTGGCCTACAAGAGTCCCCAAAAGTTCCGAAAGGATAGCGGggattcggattcggaatACTATACGGTCAACGAACAGTTGTTGCTGTCTGGTATTGCCCATCTGGATATGCCCTCCACCCTGAGAGCCTTGGATGCCCTACTGCCACCTGCCACTCATTCGAAAAAGAtctcccaaaaaaaaaatgttgcgcAAAAGGGTTTAGTTAAGATACCCCCAAGTATCAATCCTAGAAATCATGTCCTGCCCTACTTCGCTTCCCAGGTGCGTCCTCGTGAATTTGTGCCAAAGTCCAATTTCCAAGTTCCAAAGAACAAGCTGCGATTCCCCGAGTACTCGCAGTATAGCGATTTTATGCACCAAATTCCGAATGAAAAGTCTCGTTGGTTTGCCCAATACCAATTCTTCCCTGCCAAAAGGATAGTAACCAAGTTACTCTCGGAACAGCTCGATGGTCTAGTCCTGAAACCTAGGTCTGAAGAAAGCGATCCTCTGTGTGAAACTCATCGTTTTTTGGAAAAGGAAGTTATAACTCAACGCCAAATGAAAGTCATCTCAACTCTCCAGCAGTGTCTATCTAAGTTCGATGTTTCAAAAGCTGAATCGAGGGATCGGCGTAAACGCACCTTACAAgatatagaaaaaaatattgagtGCTTACGACCAAGACCTTTAGGTCAAGttaaaagctttcagaaagaGGTCGGATCTTGTAGATTGTGCAAACATATGACTTCCTCAAACCAAAAGGCAACAAGAAAGAAGGAAGATATTTCCCTGCTGATGAATCTGGCTGAAGATGAGCACAGGCTGCATTTATCCAGAATAACCTCGCAGGATAAGTTCGTACAGGTTATGCTAATGCAAAGGAATAAATCTCAATGCGCTGGGGCCGGTGACTGTAAATTTATGGATGTCAAGTGTGACCTGGAAGaacaaaacaatttaaacaTAAGCCATAAGCGTAAGAAGAGTAGAGCATCCCATAATCAAGGCCGGAAATCTCGAGAATCTGAAAAGAGCACCGTGGAGGAAGACCCGCGTTTACCAACTACCAACTTCGAAAGCCTCGCCGATCATATTCCCGCCTGCAGTCAAACTTTGCGATGTCCGATAAAGAAGCGGTGTCCTGAAGAAGAAACTTTTACTACCAGGACACTCGATGGCTTTCAGTTGAACTACCATAAGATTTTCGATATACCTGCGATTCCCGAAGAGCACATGCCCTGGGAGGACGATGTTTTAGATCTAGAGGACAAGCAACCAGTAATTGAAAAACTGTGCATTGATGCTTTAAAGGACGAGAAATCCAGGTCAGTAAAGGAGTTGCAGAGGGATAAATCCCTACCTCCTGTTCTAAGAGCAGCTGCCAATTGTGCGGTGGACATGTTCCGCACGAACGTGGAAGAAGTGGTAGAAGCCCCACCTGTTAAAGAACAAGAACTGAACTATATTATAGATCCAAACAACAAGCAACAGATTGAGGATCTTTTAAAGGAAGCTCTGCAAGTGCTCCGTAGAAACCCTCACTTCGTCTTGGCCACCTTCTCCAATGCCCACAAGATGCCTGTGCTCCTGGATTGGGTGGCGGACCGCTATGGCAAGACCTTTAGCAGGGATCAGATGAAGTCCCTCGTAAAGTCATCCTATCGCATATACGAAAGGGTTTATCAGGATGAGAAGCATCACAGGCGGGAAATACTGAGTGTGAAGAAAACCTTTTCGGGATTCGGCATTGGTTCCAACTATGGCAGCTATAACAGGTTCATGTGTCAGGTTAGACAGAGAAAGTCCGAATACCATGACAGACTTAATAATCTGGCTCTGGAACAGTCGCGTCTCACCTGGTTGGCCCTGCGGGGATACTCCCACCTGGGTGGCCACATCAGGGACACCTTCTTCGCCTACATGCCCGCCAAATATGTGGATCTCAGACGCCAACACGTTTGGAAATCCGACGATTACCGGAATATGGTCAAACTCCGGCTAAGAACCCATTTTCCTACTTGA
- the obst-B gene encoding protein obstructor-E has product MSANEMAFVKICIFALALAVGLTAALAQEQRGGFRGSNSQFRVGAGHPPSQRHLPPRTRDPVQEASMVPKNRQPEKEKEYEPTEECPEPNGFYPDSKQCDKYYACLDGVPTERLCADGMVFNDYTPIEEKCDLPYNIDCMKRTKLQTPQPSPHCPRKNGYFGHEKPGICDKFYFCVDGQFNMITCPAGLVFNPKTGICGWPDQVGVTGCKSEDVFDFECPKVNESIAVTHPRYADPNDCQFFYVCVNGDLPRRNGCKLGQAFDEEKETCDWARKVPDCVDWYKDRLTDKELDELENPKPKTTTTKRPARIRGQSRRKPQPKKVDPKEEEEEEA; this is encoded by the exons ATGTCGGCTAACGAAATGGCGtttgtgaaaatttgcatatttgctttggctttggccGTGG GTTTGACCGCCGCACTGGCCCAGGAGCAGCGCGGTGGCTTCCGTGGCAGCAACAGCCAGTTCCGCGTGGGTGCCGGCCATCCCCCCTCCCAGCGGCACCTGCCTCCCCGGACCCGCGATCCCGTCCAGGAGGCCTCCATGGTGCCCAAGAACAGGCAGCCGGAGAAGGAGAAGGAGTACGAGCCCACCGAGGAGTGCCCGGAGCCCAATGGCTTCTATCCGGACAGCAAGCAGTGCGACAAGTACTACGCCTGCCT AGACGGTGTGCCCACGGAGCGACTCTGTGCCGATGGCATGGTCTTCAACGACTACACGCCCATCGAGGAGAAGTGCGATCTGCCCTACAACATTGACTGCATGAAGCGGACCAAGCTGC AAACACCACAACCATCGCCACATTGTCCCCGTAAGAACGGATACTTTGGCCATGAGAAGCCCGGTATCTGCGACAAGTTCTACTTCTGCGTGGACGGGCAGTTCAACATGATCACCTGTCCGGCCGGTCTGGTCTTCAATCCCAAGACGGGCATCTGCGGCTGGCCGGACCAGGTGGGCGTCACCGGTTGCAAGTCGGAGGACGTCTTTGACTTCGAGTGCCCCAAGGTCAACGAGAGCATCGCGGTGACCCATCCGCGCTACGCCGATCCCAACGACTGCCAGTTCTTCTACGTCTGCGTCAATGGAGATCTCCCCAGGCGCAACGGATGCAAGCTGGGACAGGCCTTCGATGAGGAGAAGGAGACCTGCGACTGGGCCCGCAAGGTGCCCGACTG TGTCGACTGGTACAAGGATCGCCTGACCGACAAGGAGCTGGACGAGCTGGAGAACCCGAAGCCCAAGACGACGACCACCAAGAGACCAGCCCGCATCCGCGGCCAGTCGAGACGCAAGCCGCAGCCGAAGAAGGTGGATCccaaggaggaggaggaggaggaggcctGA